The proteins below come from a single Spirochaetota bacterium genomic window:
- the eno gene encoding phosphopyruvate hydratase produces MTIITDVHAREILDSRGNPTIEVDVELSSGFIGRAAIPSGASTGEHEAVELRDGDTKRYLGKGVLKAVDNVNNIISGAVMEMDAINQIEIDTVMIELDGTPTKSRLGANAILGVSLACARAAAESLGLPLYKYIGGVNASELPVPMMNIINGGSHADSNVDLQEFMVMPVGAANFREAIRMGAETFHALKSVLKSKGYATGVGDEGGFAPSLKSNDEPLDHIMTAIEKAGFKAGTDIMIALDPASSEFYDTDKKKYVFSKSDKSERDSAQMVDFYAKLVKNYPIISIEDGLAENDWDGWKLMTDKLGSTIQIVGDDLFVTNTERLKQGIEKGIANSILIKVNQIGTLTETIRAIEMAKCAGYTAVVSHRSGETEDSTIADLVVAMNTGQIKSGSASRTDRLAKYNQLIRIEEELGVMANYSGKGVFYSIG; encoded by the coding sequence ATGACCATTATTACCGATGTCCATGCAAGGGAAATTCTCGATTCCCGAGGAAACCCGACCATCGAGGTCGATGTCGAGCTTTCATCTGGCTTTATCGGAAGGGCAGCCATACCATCGGGGGCGTCAACCGGCGAGCACGAAGCGGTTGAGCTCAGGGACGGTGATACAAAGCGCTACCTCGGCAAAGGCGTTCTGAAGGCCGTTGACAATGTCAACAATATCATATCCGGCGCCGTTATGGAAATGGACGCCATTAACCAGATCGAGATCGACACCGTCATGATCGAGCTGGACGGCACGCCCACCAAGTCCCGGCTGGGCGCCAATGCGATCCTCGGCGTTTCCCTTGCCTGCGCCAGGGCCGCGGCGGAGTCCCTGGGATTGCCCCTGTATAAATACATCGGGGGCGTCAACGCGTCGGAGCTTCCTGTCCCCATGATGAACATCATCAATGGCGGATCCCATGCAGATTCAAATGTAGATCTGCAAGAGTTCATGGTCATGCCGGTGGGCGCGGCCAATTTCAGGGAAGCGATTCGCATGGGCGCCGAGACGTTCCATGCCCTTAAGTCCGTTCTCAAATCGAAGGGATATGCCACCGGCGTCGGCGACGAGGGCGGATTCGCGCCGTCGCTGAAATCCAACGACGAGCCCCTTGATCATATCATGACTGCCATCGAGAAGGCCGGCTTCAAGGCCGGGACCGACATCATGATAGCGCTGGACCCGGCTTCCAGCGAGTTCTATGATACGGATAAAAAGAAATACGTGTTTTCCAAGAGCGACAAGAGCGAGCGGGACAGCGCACAGATGGTCGATTTTTACGCAAAACTCGTGAAAAACTATCCCATCATATCGATCGAGGACGGTCTGGCCGAAAACGACTGGGACGGATGGAAACTCATGACCGATAAGCTCGGCAGCACGATACAGATCGTCGGCGACGACCTCTTCGTGACCAACACCGAGCGACTCAAGCAAGGGATCGAGAAGGGTATAGCCAACTCGATACTCATTAAAGTCAACCAGATCGGCACTCTTACGGAAACGATCAGGGCCATCGAAATGGCAAAATGCGCAGGGTACACGGCAGTCGTATCCCATCGCTCCGGTGAGACAGAGGATTCGACCATAGCCGACCTGGTCGTGGCCATGAATACCGGCCAGATCAAATCAGGCTCCGCCTCCAGGACCGACCGTCTTGCCAAGTATAACCAGCTGATCCGCATCGAGGAGGAGCTGGGAGTCATGGCCAACTATTCCGGTAAGGGAGTATTCTACAGCATTGGCTAG
- a CDS encoding metal-dependent hydrolase yields MDPLTHSALGAAMGGFIGGKKEGLRAPIAGLMAGASPDLDLLPTLFMEPMAKLDFHRGITHSVVFALLLSPIVAYAICRCTGSKNAKGRFLTWTLIVLCAILSHIVLDCFTTYGTRIFLPFSDYRAAISSIAIADPFFSVPIIVAAVSLFAVKKNERLKKILFAAGSVTALVYLATTVLVKMHIDSVFEDNYKKQAIEHSRYMTTPMPFSNFLWVGIAEGRDSFFTGYYSLLDRDAAISFDINPKNHEYLGDMLKNSAIKTIISLAKNFYSIEQTEAGLKLIDLRYGSLWAGSGIKEYIISYDIRNDHDKLEIIRHTRSRLSPETFKIFIKRIIGVKK; encoded by the coding sequence ATGGACCCTTTGACACACAGCGCCCTGGGAGCGGCCATGGGCGGCTTCATAGGCGGGAAAAAGGAAGGCCTGCGCGCCCCTATCGCGGGGTTAATGGCCGGCGCCTCGCCTGACCTTGACCTCCTACCGACCCTTTTCATGGAACCCATGGCAAAACTGGACTTCCATCGGGGCATAACCCATTCGGTTGTTTTTGCCCTTCTCCTGTCGCCGATTGTCGCCTATGCCATATGCCGCTGTACTGGCTCGAAAAACGCAAAGGGGCGATTCCTGACATGGACTCTTATCGTGTTGTGCGCGATCCTATCACATATCGTTCTTGACTGCTTCACCACCTATGGCACCCGGATTTTTCTGCCCTTCAGCGATTATCGCGCCGCCATCAGCTCCATCGCCATTGCCGATCCTTTCTTCAGCGTTCCGATCATCGTAGCCGCGGTGTCCCTTTTCGCGGTTAAAAAGAACGAACGCCTTAAAAAAATCCTTTTCGCGGCCGGATCCGTTACGGCGCTGGTCTATCTCGCGACGACCGTCCTCGTGAAAATGCATATCGATTCCGTCTTTGAGGATAATTATAAAAAACAGGCCATTGAACATTCCAGGTACATGACGACACCGATGCCCTTTTCAAATTTTCTATGGGTCGGGATTGCCGAAGGCCGGGACAGTTTTTTTACCGGGTACTATTCCCTTCTTGACCGGGATGCCGCGATATCGTTTGACATTAATCCCAAGAACCATGAATATCTCGGTGATATGCTGAAAAATTCGGCCATCAAGACGATCATTTCACTTGCCAAGAACTTTTATTCAATAGAACAGACCGAGGCTGGCTTGAAGCTTATCGACCTCCGGTATGGCAGTCTCTGGGCCGGCAGCGGAATAAAGGAGTATATAATATCGTATGATATCCGCAATGACCATGATAAACTCGAAATCATCCGTCACACGCGTTCGCGCCTATCGCCCGAAACATTCAAAATTTTCATAAAAAGGATTATCGGAGTAAAAAAATAA
- a CDS encoding alpha/beta hydrolase: protein MKKALIIIICVVGIILGGCAASYYFFPGIIVKSFFIYNRLSAGLSRHEIKVDDHQWAYFEGGTGDVIVFLHGFGDSKEGWGAFPAPFMDSYRVIIPDLPGFGENSRVLSDSYRVPDQAKRLDRFVETIGLRSFHLCGESLGGTIAAYYATVYPDKVKSIMVMGSPGLRQAAKTDAMRAYEKDKTEGLYYKTEKGFHQLMGWAFAKPPQFPRPFVDYFVETARERYSFNKKMFDDLYKTDFTIMENRLLKITAPVLIIWGNNDRIIHISTGEAYHKGIKNSRLEILNGGHMIYADEPEKTIKVYRDFLKNLK from the coding sequence ATGAAAAAAGCACTTATCATTATTATATGCGTCGTGGGGATTATTTTAGGCGGATGCGCAGCCAGCTATTATTTCTTTCCAGGCATTATCGTTAAATCCTTTTTCATCTATAACAGGCTTTCCGCCGGCCTTTCCCGCCATGAAATCAAGGTGGACGACCATCAATGGGCCTATTTCGAAGGCGGCACGGGCGATGTCATAGTATTCCTCCACGGCTTTGGTGACAGCAAAGAAGGGTGGGGGGCGTTTCCTGCCCCGTTCATGGACAGCTACCGCGTCATTATACCGGACCTGCCCGGATTCGGAGAAAATTCCAGGGTTCTATCAGATTCCTACCGTGTCCCCGACCAGGCTAAGAGGCTTGACCGCTTTGTCGAAACGATCGGGTTACGGTCATTCCATCTCTGCGGTGAATCGCTGGGTGGGACCATCGCCGCTTACTATGCCACAGTCTATCCGGATAAGGTTAAAAGCATAATGGTGATGGGTTCCCCGGGGTTGCGGCAAGCCGCTAAAACCGATGCAATGCGGGCCTATGAGAAGGATAAAACAGAGGGCCTGTATTATAAGACTGAAAAAGGATTCCACCAGTTGATGGGGTGGGCCTTTGCCAAGCCTCCCCAGTTTCCCAGGCCCTTTGTCGACTATTTTGTGGAAACGGCCCGGGAAAGGTACTCTTTTAACAAAAAAATGTTTGATGATTTATATAAGACTGATTTTACAATCATGGAAAATCGACTGCTGAAGATAACCGCTCCGGTTCTGATCATATGGGGCAACAATGACAGGATCATTCATATTTCGACCGGCGAAGCTTACCACAAAGGAATAAAGAACAGCAGGTTGGAAATTCTCAACGGCGGTCACATGATATATGCCGACGAACCGGAGAAGACAATCAAAGTTTACAGGGACTTCCTTAAAAACCTTAAATGA
- a CDS encoding rhomboid family intramembrane serine protease: MNEFEDDDFPDPEDFKEKPKCPPGPLARFPSLRNAIPALILFLIFYLATAVYNRSAAGDYLWLSGDSIFKHHEYWRLFTSLCTHGDLYHLFSNALIFLVFGWMLKAYFGLIVFPAVSLVIGLLTNLLTIAVYDPSIKLLGASGMAYGMVALWLVFYIHHDVDHTVPMRLFRAIGFSLVMMFPTTFDPHVSYLAHAIGFVIGLVLGVLILPFIRIGEPV, translated from the coding sequence ATGAACGAATTTGAAGATGACGATTTCCCGGATCCCGAGGATTTCAAGGAAAAACCGAAGTGTCCGCCGGGACCCCTCGCCCGGTTCCCTTCGCTGCGCAACGCCATACCGGCGCTGATACTATTCCTGATATTTTATCTGGCCACCGCGGTTTATAACAGATCTGCTGCCGGGGACTACCTGTGGCTGAGCGGAGACTCCATTTTCAAGCACCATGAGTATTGGAGGCTTTTTACATCTCTCTGCACCCACGGGGACCTGTACCATCTATTCAGTAACGCCCTGATTTTTCTCGTATTCGGATGGATGCTGAAGGCCTATTTCGGCCTGATCGTTTTTCCCGCTGTTTCACTGGTAATTGGGTTACTGACCAACCTGCTGACAATAGCGGTCTATGATCCGTCCATAAAACTGCTTGGGGCTTCTGGCATGGCCTACGGCATGGTGGCTCTGTGGCTCGTTTTTTACATCCACCATGATGTCGATCATACTGTGCCGATGCGACTCTTCAGGGCCATTGGTTTCTCTCTTGTCATGATGTTTCCGACCACCTTCGATCCCCATGTGAGCTACCTCGCCCACGCCATCGGCTTCGTCATCGGCCTTGTCCTGGGAGTGCTCAT
- a CDS encoding cupin domain-containing protein has translation MEYFDSFKTKEGISPLKGFVFKEAHLNNVMITWVEMQPGSVLPEHSHHHEQISLVLEGALELTVAGNTRVMKRGDVAVVPSGTVHSGRVLDEFTIAVDSWNPIREDYIPKK, from the coding sequence ATGGAATACTTTGATTCTTTCAAAACAAAAGAAGGTATCAGCCCGCTCAAGGGTTTCGTTTTTAAAGAGGCTCACCTGAACAACGTTATGATCACCTGGGTGGAAATGCAGCCTGGCTCGGTCCTACCCGAGCATAGCCACCACCATGAGCAGATCAGCCTTGTTCTGGAAGGAGCGTTGGAGCTGACCGTCGCTGGCAATACGAGGGTAATGAAAAGGGGGGATGTGGCTGTTGTCCCCTCCGGCACAGTCCACAGCGGACGGGTCCTTGATGAGTTCACTATCGCCGTTGATTCGTGGAACCCCATTCGGGAGGATTATATTCCTAAGAAATGA
- a CDS encoding MBL fold metallo-hydrolase, with amino-acid sequence MKVCEGVYSYVWKGYFVNNANMFYFGEPLNILFDPGLKNYLDMRFEEMKKDGLDPKNIKFCANTHCHPDHFEGSLEFAKKKIPIAMHEEEITFYNKLGPQFFQMFGMAFPKLEFDIVLKDGLWTVNGTDLEIYHTPGHSPGSVCIYWKEKKTLVCGDVVFEQSVGRVDFPGGDGEKLIESIKRISKLDIEYLLPGHMNIITGASAIRKNFEMIENYYFSMM; translated from the coding sequence ATGAAAGTCTGTGAAGGTGTGTACTCATATGTGTGGAAGGGATATTTCGTCAACAACGCCAACATGTTCTATTTCGGCGAACCCCTCAATATCCTTTTCGATCCGGGCCTCAAGAACTACCTGGACATGCGCTTCGAGGAAATGAAAAAGGACGGCCTTGATCCGAAGAACATCAAATTCTGCGCCAACACCCACTGCCATCCCGATCATTTCGAGGGTTCCCTGGAGTTTGCCAAAAAGAAGATACCCATCGCCATGCATGAAGAGGAGATCACCTTCTACAATAAATTGGGGCCGCAATTCTTCCAGATGTTTGGCATGGCCTTCCCGAAGCTGGAGTTCGATATTGTTTTAAAAGACGGCCTGTGGACCGTCAATGGCACCGACCTTGAGATCTATCACACGCCCGGTCATTCCCCCGGATCGGTCTGCATCTACTGGAAGGAGAAAAAGACCCTCGTCTGCGGAGACGTTGTCTTCGAACAGAGCGTGGGGCGGGTCGATTTTCCCGGAGGCGACGGCGAAAAACTCATAGAAAGCATCAAGCGCATATCGAAGCTTGATATCGAATATCTCCTGCCGGGCCATATGAACATCATCACCGGGGCAAGCGCCATACGAAAAAACTTCGAGATGATCGAGAACTATTATTTTTCCATGATGTAG
- a CDS encoding patatin-like phospholipase family protein, translating into MTQPLSFIAGSRALRIIRDEGLTPDRVSVMAGAAGGPKWLILGGIDRSLAVIFKHRKKPLYLLGSSIGTWRFAALAQSNPAAAIDAFETAYLNQSYSSAPTAEEVSAVSQVILDAYFPEKKKLEVLQHPYYRLNILAVRARHILAVESRAAIAAGMALATLTNLLSRRSMGLHFERTLFCDGRDVPPFYNMGGFPILHAYLAEDNIKQAVMASGSIPLVMKGVTDIPGVPVGTYRDGGMIDYHIDIPFDSDPDHIVLYPHYTDSIIPGWLDKHLPWRRAHKKNMENVLIVCPSKDFIGALPYGKIPDRNDFMKFRGKDSERLDYWRRAVQGAKNLGEEFYEAVASKKISSMVVEYQAKE; encoded by the coding sequence ATGACCCAACCACTGTCGTTTATAGCCGGATCAAGGGCACTCCGTATAATACGCGATGAAGGATTAACCCCGGACCGGGTCAGCGTAATGGCCGGAGCGGCAGGAGGGCCCAAGTGGCTGATACTGGGGGGTATTGACCGCAGCCTGGCGGTAATTTTCAAGCACAGGAAGAAGCCTCTATACCTGCTGGGCTCCTCCATCGGAACATGGCGTTTTGCCGCCCTGGCACAGAGCAATCCTGCAGCCGCAATCGATGCCTTTGAAACGGCCTACCTGAATCAGTCATATTCGTCGGCACCGACCGCAGAAGAGGTATCGGCCGTAAGCCAGGTTATCCTGGACGCATATTTCCCTGAAAAAAAGAAGCTTGAAGTATTGCAACATCCCTATTACCGCCTGAATATTCTTGCCGTCAGGGCACGGCATATCCTGGCAGTTGAATCCAGGGCGGCCATCGCAGCCGGAATGGCCCTGGCGACCCTTACCAATCTTCTATCACGAAGATCCATGGGCCTGCATTTTGAAAGGACCTTGTTCTGCGATGGCAGAGATGTACCCCCGTTTTATAATATGGGCGGCTTCCCCATCCTTCACGCATACCTTGCAGAAGATAATATAAAGCAAGCCGTCATGGCATCCGGTTCAATCCCATTGGTTATGAAAGGAGTGACGGATATCCCCGGCGTTCCAGTCGGGACATACCGTGACGGGGGCATGATAGATTATCACATTGATATTCCCTTTGATTCGGACCCGGATCATATAGTACTCTACCCCCATTATACGGATTCCATCATTCCCGGATGGCTTGACAAGCACCTGCCGTGGCGGCGGGCCCATAAAAAGAATATGGAAAATGTCCTTATAGTCTGCCCGTCAAAGGATTTTATAGGAGCCCTCCCCTATGGAAAGATACCTGACCGGAATGATTTCATGAAATTCAGGGGAAAGGACTCGGAACGCCTGGACTACTGGCGCAGGGCCGTTCAGGGCGCGAAAAATCTTGGTGAAGAATTTTATGAGGCGGTGGCTTCGAAAAAGATCAGCTCAATGGTTGTAGAATATCAAGCCAAGGAGTAA
- a CDS encoding ABC transporter permease: MFKRIWTLFKARNLEFLRDRSAFAWNILFPVLVIVGFSVLFSDDRQILYKVGIIGTPTVAESDSDTQLKAFKKVKYIDFIPFSSEELAMPKLLHHRIDLLIDQERKTYWTSRTSPKGYITEHLLKSSATIPKTDLKKESVRGIEIPYIEWLFPGILGMNMMFSALFGVGYVVVTYRKNGVLKRMSVTPLWPWEFLTSQIMSRMFLILLTTAIVFIGCKLMYGFQVRGSYLTLLLVVCLGGFSMISLALVVASRSGSEEFAGGILNLITWPMMFLSEVWFSLEGSEPWVQKASRIFPLTQMIDAARKIMNDGAGIQDVRSNILILAAMSLVFLVTGSLLFKWQKG; encoded by the coding sequence ATGTTTAAACGAATATGGACACTTTTCAAAGCGCGAAACCTCGAATTTCTGAGGGACCGGTCCGCCTTTGCGTGGAACATCCTGTTCCCCGTGCTGGTCATCGTCGGGTTCAGCGTTCTTTTCAGCGATGACCGTCAAATACTCTATAAAGTCGGTATTATCGGCACCCCCACCGTTGCCGAATCAGATTCCGACACGCAGCTAAAAGCCTTTAAAAAAGTTAAATATATCGATTTTATCCCCTTTTCTTCCGAAGAGCTGGCCATGCCGAAGCTCCTCCATCACCGGATCGACCTTCTCATAGACCAGGAAAGAAAGACCTACTGGACAAGCAGGACTTCGCCCAAAGGATATATCACGGAACATCTCCTCAAGTCCAGCGCCACCATCCCCAAAACAGATTTGAAGAAGGAGTCCGTCCGCGGCATCGAGATCCCCTACATAGAATGGCTTTTCCCGGGCATACTGGGGATGAACATGATGTTCAGCGCTCTCTTCGGCGTCGGCTATGTGGTGGTCACCTACAGGAAAAACGGCGTATTGAAAAGGATGAGCGTCACTCCGCTCTGGCCCTGGGAGTTCCTCACGTCGCAGATAATGTCGCGCATGTTTCTTATCCTGCTGACCACCGCCATCGTGTTCATCGGGTGCAAGCTCATGTACGGGTTCCAGGTGCGCGGATCATATCTCACGCTCCTCCTGGTGGTCTGCCTGGGCGGCTTCAGCATGATATCCCTGGCCCTGGTCGTGGCCTCCCGCAGCGGCAGCGAGGAATTCGCCGGCGGCATCCTCAACCTGATAACCTGGCCCATGATGTTCCTGTCCGAGGTCTGGTTTTCCCTCGAGGGATCGGAGCCGTGGGTGCAGAAGGCGTCCAGGATTTTTCCCCTTACCCAGATGATCGATGCCGCCAGGAAGATCATGAACGACGGCGCCGGGATCCAGGATGTGCGATCCAACATACTCATTCTCGCGGCCATGTCTCTGGTCTTCCTGGTCACCGGATCGCTCCTCTTCAAATGGCAGAAAGGGTAG
- a CDS encoding class I tRNA ligase family protein — protein sequence MSRSLEEFKPRNKGNVKIFTCGPSIYRRPHIGNYRTFMFEDILVRYLQFKDYRVDRAIPLTDIEDKTIMEAIKKKKKIDDLTGDIERIFLSEMRSLHMLLPKKAQRASLCVDCAGRLIKKLMETGHAYRHGADIFFDPMKFKGFGKLYRLDLKRWPKKKIRFKRDTYNGNRWNLGDFILWHGYRDGDIKCWDTAVGKGRPSWNIQDPSVIIQHLGGSIDINCGGIDNIFRHHDYNIAIVESYTGTTFANYYLHGAHLIVDGKAMSKSRGNIIYPEDIYRHGCRNRDLRFFLFYTHYRKKLNFTAARFKDSCAKMESFRTLALKLCRPPRSNNPGDRRVKELIGDIQRVFENNMDNDLGIGAAFDGIYEILESLDRIRNQMSKKDASDLEKTLKRIDAVMAVLF from the coding sequence ATGTCACGATCTCTGGAAGAATTCAAGCCGCGCAATAAAGGTAATGTTAAGATATTTACCTGTGGTCCATCGATATACCGTCGTCCACATATCGGCAATTACCGCACCTTCATGTTCGAAGACATCCTCGTGCGGTATCTTCAGTTCAAAGACTATCGCGTGGACCGGGCGATACCCCTTACCGATATCGAGGATAAGACGATCATGGAGGCCATAAAGAAAAAAAAGAAGATCGATGACCTGACCGGCGACATTGAAAGGATCTTTCTTTCCGAAATGAGGTCGCTCCATATGCTTTTGCCGAAAAAGGCGCAGAGGGCCTCCCTTTGCGTGGATTGCGCCGGCAGGCTGATAAAGAAATTGATGGAAACCGGCCATGCCTACCGCCATGGCGCGGATATTTTCTTCGATCCCATGAAATTCAAGGGATTCGGGAAGCTCTATCGGCTTGACCTGAAGCGCTGGCCGAAGAAAAAGATCCGCTTCAAGCGCGACACCTATAACGGCAACCGCTGGAACCTGGGCGATTTTATCCTCTGGCACGGATATCGCGACGGCGATATCAAGTGCTGGGACACGGCCGTTGGAAAGGGACGGCCGTCATGGAATATCCAGGACCCGTCGGTGATAATCCAGCACCTTGGCGGCTCGATCGACATCAACTGCGGCGGCATTGATAATATTTTCCGCCATCACGATTACAACATCGCCATTGTCGAGTCCTATACAGGCACCACCTTCGCGAACTACTATCTTCACGGCGCCCACCTCATCGTGGACGGCAAGGCAATGTCGAAGAGCAGGGGTAATATCATATACCCCGAGGATATTTACCGTCACGGTTGCAGAAACCGCGATCTGAGGTTTTTTCTCTTCTATACCCATTATAGAAAAAAACTAAATTTCACAGCCGCCCGTTTCAAGGATTCGTGCGCTAAAATGGAATCGTTCCGGACCCTTGCCCTGAAGCTGTGCAGGCCTCCCCGGTCCAATAATCCCGGGGATCGCCGCGTAAAAGAGCTTATTGGCGATATTCAGCGAGTCTTTGAAAATAATATGGACAATGACCTCGGCATAGGCGCGGCCTTCGATGGCATATACGAAATCCTTGAATCCCTGGACAGGATTAGAAACCAGATGTCGAAAAAAGACGCATCCGACCTTGAAAAAACCCTCAAGAGGATTGATGCCGTCATGGCAGTGTTATTTTAA
- a CDS encoding ABC transporter ATP-binding protein — translation MNPILEVSDLKKYYPEVKAVDGISFAIEPGTCFGLLGPNGAGKTTAIEVIEGILKPTGGEIFYKGKRRGNSFKNEVGIQFQNTELPQFLTVKETLLTFRNLYDRKADVAELIETCRLEDILKRDNRKISGGQKQRLLLAMALSNDPELLFLDEPTTGLDPQARRHLWDIVHRIKSKNRTIVLTTHYMEEAEILCDRIGIIDNGKIIAMGTPRGLLKEHCGGVSITLNASIDNAVLDNFPCQWFRRYDTIEIETTSPNECLHRLMELGVDLSTMNVRNQNLEDLFLKLTGHDLRA, via the coding sequence ATGAATCCGATCCTCGAAGTTAGTGACCTCAAAAAGTATTACCCGGAAGTGAAGGCCGTGGACGGCATTAGCTTTGCCATCGAGCCGGGCACATGCTTCGGCCTTCTGGGTCCGAATGGCGCGGGCAAGACCACCGCGATAGAGGTCATCGAGGGGATACTCAAGCCCACCGGCGGGGAGATATTTTACAAGGGAAAGCGCCGGGGCAATTCCTTTAAAAACGAGGTCGGGATCCAGTTCCAGAATACGGAGCTGCCCCAGTTCCTTACCGTAAAGGAAACTCTCCTCACCTTCCGGAACCTCTACGACCGCAAGGCCGACGTGGCTGAATTGATAGAGACCTGCCGTCTCGAAGATATCCTCAAGCGCGACAACCGCAAGATATCTGGCGGGCAGAAGCAGCGCCTTCTCCTGGCCATGGCCCTGTCCAACGACCCGGAGCTGCTTTTTCTTGACGAGCCGACGACCGGTCTCGATCCCCAGGCGCGCCGCCACCTCTGGGATATCGTACACCGGATCAAGTCAAAGAATCGAACCATCGTTCTGACAACCCATTACATGGAAGAGGCGGAAATTCTGTGCGACCGCATCGGCATCATCGATAACGGGAAGATCATAGCCATGGGTACGCCCCGGGGGCTCCTCAAGGAGCACTGCGGCGGCGTTTCCATTACGCTCAATGCCTCGATCGACAATGCGGTCCTTGATAATTTTCCCTGCCAGTGGTTTCGCCGATACGATACGATAGAGATAGAGACTACATCTCCCAACGAATGCCTTCACCGGCTGATGGAGCTGGGAGTCGACCTGTCGACGATGAATGTGCGCAATCAGAACCTTGAGGACCTTTTTTTAAAACTGACCGGCCACGATCTACGGGCCTGA
- a CDS encoding DUF362 domain-containing protein encodes MAAHSAEKHQDPKIRNHKITVKKIVAVEPCTSYNPDKTYPALKKALDAIRYKCTRGCKVLIKPNIIGQNTPDQATTTHPGIIDAVCRYFKELGCAITIGDSSAFYQGGCTLAGMEKSGIAAVAGKYGASIVPFETTRLRKITSGRYLNPFYVTEAVFDHDLVVNVPKLKLHRLARYTGAIKNVYGCVVGGSKQLYHKQFQHRDDYQDAWGKPIVDVYEAVSPRLTIMDAVIGLDKNGPAANGEPRFTGLVLASESGPALDMVACRIIGYDPMWVPAVREAMERGLVSAAAVRTIGAIPSIPYVKLPDIEIAKGVAGKIDDYFFDQFIVHPHINRKKCTRCDACVEKCAVKAISYDRERLPVIDSGLCINCYCCESYCGKGAITLRGSAANLLMRGMRLLMKL; translated from the coding sequence ATGGCAGCCCACTCAGCTGAAAAACATCAGGACCCGAAAATACGGAACCATAAAATAACCGTAAAAAAGATCGTTGCCGTGGAGCCATGCACGTCATATAATCCTGACAAGACGTACCCCGCCCTTAAGAAGGCGCTGGATGCCATCAGGTACAAATGTACACGCGGCTGCAAGGTCCTTATCAAGCCGAATATCATAGGGCAGAATACCCCGGATCAGGCCACGACAACACATCCGGGAATCATAGACGCCGTGTGCAGATATTTCAAAGAACTTGGCTGCGCCATAACCATCGGCGATTCTTCTGCTTTTTACCAGGGCGGCTGCACATTGGCCGGTATGGAAAAATCCGGCATTGCCGCTGTCGCCGGGAAATACGGCGCATCCATAGTCCCCTTCGAAACTACGCGCCTCAGAAAAATAACATCGGGCAGGTACCTGAATCCCTTCTACGTGACCGAGGCCGTGTTCGACCATGACCTGGTGGTAAATGTCCCCAAGCTTAAGCTCCATCGCCTGGCACGGTACACGGGGGCGATAAAGAACGTGTACGGGTGCGTCGTGGGAGGGTCCAAGCAGCTGTACCACAAGCAGTTCCAGCACCGGGATGATTACCAGGACGCGTGGGGGAAGCCCATCGTCGATGTGTACGAGGCTGTGTCGCCGCGCCTCACGATCATGGACGCGGTCATCGGTCTCGACAAGAACGGTCCCGCCGCAAACGGGGAACCGCGCTTCACCGGGCTTGTTCTTGCCTCTGAAAGCGGTCCGGCCCTGGACATGGTGGCGTGCCGAATCATCGGGTACGATCCGATGTGGGTCCCGGCCGTGAGAGAGGCCATGGAGAGGGGCCTTGTTTCTGCCGCGGCGGTCAGAACGATCGGCGCCATACCGTCAATACCCTATGTGAAGCTGCCTGACATAGAGATCGCGAAGGGTGTTGCCGGCAAAATCGATGATTATTTTTTTGATCAGTTTATCGTGCATCCGCATATCAACAGGAAAAAATGCACCCGTTGCGATGCCTGCGTCGAAAAATGCGCGGTCAAGGCCATCAGCTATGACAGGGAACGACTTCCCGTCATCGATTCCGGTTTGTGTATCAATTGCTACTGCTGCGAATCCTATTGCGGCAAAGGGGCCATTACCCTCAGGGGAAGCGCGGCCAATCTGCTCATGCGAGGCATGCGACTGCTCATGAAGCTTTAG